The Maniola jurtina chromosome 20, ilManJurt1.1, whole genome shotgun sequence genome includes the window taatgttttatAGTTCACTTGATGATTATGGAAATTTAGTCTTTAATAAagaaggaaaattaaaaatcacacTTTTTAGAATTACTTAGGTAAGaactttaatttgaataaaaacctgttcacttacattttataatattaagtaattaaaatgctGATGATtaaagaattttaaaagaagATTAAATATTCTAAGATATACTTAGAATATAAGTATTTACCTTTTATGTATTGTTTATAAGCAAACCGGATGTTTTATaccttattaattattttatgaagTTAATTTCATCTGCCATACAATTTAGTGAgaagaaaatttaaaagtaatatGTGAATCAAGTCTAAAAAAGCACCTAGAAAGAAGTTATAGTATAATGTGTAGAACTTACTAGAATCCAAAATAAACTCATCAGTGATGCAATTTTCTGATAAgttgttgcaaaaaaaaatggGTAACATTGCACTCACCCACATGCACAGCGGCTCCTGCATCATGAACGTCACCACTTCAGCGAAGTGGTCGGTAAGGTTCCTCGTGCCGTTCGAGGAGTCTATAGCTGGCACCATCTTCACCGCCTCGGCCTCGCGCGCGCCGTCCTGGCGCTGCAGCGTCGCATTCGCCTTCCAGCTAGGATCACTAGTCACATTCACAGCGTAATACACCGCCACCGACAGCAGTAGCACACTTCCCGCCGAGTAAACCTTGAGGTTTGGCAATGGCAACCTGTCGACCAGTGTCACAGGCATCGTGAACGTTCTCCGAGTCCACACTGAATAACCAGTCTTAATTTCGCACTGGACAAAAATCCCCTCTTCGCGCTGGGCATCGAATGTTGGACAACCAAAATTTTATCTAAACAACACTGCCGAGATTATTCAGTGAATATTGAAAGTTTAAGTAAAATAACACAACAAATTACGAaatgacagattacagatacaGAAGAACACTAACACTGGCAGACAGCAGCACAGAgcaccacagaccaataacattgTGATTGAATTGGCAGTTGgcaccaaagagtatgtaatcactacgtgaTTTGCACATGCGGCAATACCAATAACATACATAGTATATGATAGTGATTGGATTGTGGTTGCAGTGTTTCCACTTACGATTTTGATTTTACCCTAGTTTCTGTAGGAATTTGCTCAAAAATTGAACTTCAAGTAGTAGCTTATTTTTATACCCACCCAATGTATTTTTAGATTTACCTAAGGAGAAGGGctttaaaaaagtttacaaaattattaaaattttttttttctaccgCTTGAAATTCAATTGTTTTAGGCTAAAACCttggcaaaataaaaaaaaaaccaccctAATCCGTATCTAATATTTTAGTCGTATTGGCCAAAATTGGGGTGTAATTTCAAGTGGAAACATCGAGTCTCATTGCTCGTCAATGTCATGTCGACGTTAGGACCAAGTCCGGTAATCGATTGTCATTGTCATTTGTTTTTGTCACTGCACTTGTCAGTTGTTGAGTTGAGGTTATTTtggttttaaaacaaaatattttggaaaTAGAAAAATccatttgatttttttgaattaattaccAAAAATGACTGAGCGCGACTATGCTCCGTTAAGTGGAGCCTGTGTCCGCGGACTGTGTGACAAACTATATGATAAAAGGAAGTTTGCAGGTGTTGAAATTGAGAAGTACGATTTGTTTTATTGTAGCGTAGCTTTTGTAAACTAGTATAACGATAGTATATGGCATAAACTTACTATTCCTTTGATTCTAATCCATCGCTATTGGGATAGTTAGTGCTTGAACTGTTTAAACTAGAAATAACATTATTGAATCCAAATCTATTGATCTTTGTTTAGGGGcgttaatattatttgaaatatgATAGAAAAATTATCAGTTCTCTCTCTTTTTCACAATATGAATCTCCCTTCTCCCGACCCTGGCTTTGCATGGGTGAGCTTACCTATTCTACAGATTAAACGGGGATGTTCAAAGTAATGACTAAAACAGAAGTTAACGCTGCTAACACAAGCGATAACACAGAATGTAGTTTACGACTTAGTTTATACTATCTATGTAGAGATATTTAGTCATTTTCTAACACTCGTATGTTGGATGATTTCAGAATGGTGAAAGACTTCAGCGATGCTAACAACACAAATCAAATCAAGCGCCTCATCCGAGTGTTGGGGCAGGAGCTGATGTCTTCCACCAACCCCAATGTCAAGAACGGAGCTCTGATGGGTCTCTCTTCTGTTGCTGTTGGTTTGGGAAAGGTGgatatataataatttacattacATACTTTTCAGGAGAGAACTGTGAAATATAGGTTATGATTCCCCTTGTTGGGGTTCTGAAAAGAGATCTGTGCTCTGCAGTGGGCTGGAGATAGGTTGAGATAATGATGATAGGGTAGTGCCAGCATTGTTCTTAATGGGAGGCCAAATGGGAAGATAAAACAAATTCAACACAGCCaatattcttttaaattaataaaaatttctttgGTGATTTTGTGTGGTTTGCTTAAATAGGTCATCTCCACTCACCACAGTATTACACTACCTGAATCAAGCAGCGCCCTGTGATTCTTTTGATGTTGTCTGCCCACCGAGGTCACCATTCCCCATTGCCACTTCTCATTGCTTCTCAACCTATTGTTCTGgtgtgtcggttactctggttctcctatggatctcATCATTTCAGAGTTGATCACATAGATAAATTCTAAGAAGCTCTTTCCATTGCCCactgagtgactgagctttcttatgaagccATACTTACcctatatacaaataaaataatgcttATTGTAGAAAGGTTGATTTTTGCAGGGTTGTGACTTGTACATAGGAGAATTAATCCACCCCATCATAGCATGTCTGGGCGAGAGCGAAGCGCGCGTGCGCTACGGCGCCACCGAGGCGTTGTTCAACGTGCTGAAGGTGGCTCGCAGCGCCACTGTCACATACTTCCCGCTCGTGTTCGACGCCCTGGCCCGGCTGGCTGCTGACCCCGAGCCACAAGTGAGGAATGGAGCTGAAGTGTTGGATAGACTTGTTAAGGTAAACTGttatacttttttaaatagCATTGCATATACATTCTGTTCATATCACTAGATATACTTCTTTAATTATTCAgactataatattgtaatttgtaatatatttataatgtagTTGAGAGAGGTTTTATAATTTCTGTCATTTCATCATCAGTTGCATCAAAATCAGATTATTATCCTAGATTTTGAAGCAAGTAACATGTTTTCCTTGACGAAGCccagggcatcatctagtatggaATAAAGTACTAGTTATGAGCTCCCTTTTGAGATAAATTTCAATTCTGTATGccctttttttttcaattttaaccaTCATTTATTGAGTTTGACTTTTTCAGGATATAGTGACAGAGAGTTCGTGCCTGGACCTGTCGTCGATAGTGCCGTTGGTGCGCGAGCGCATGTACACGCGCAGCGCGGCGTCGCGCCAGTTCGCGGTGGCGTGGGTGTCGGCGCTGGACGCCGCGCCCGCGCTGGGCCTGCGCCGGCACCTGCCCGACCTGCTGGACGGGCTCTTCACCGTGCTGGACGACCCCAACCCTGAGATACGCCGCATGTGAGAACTGATATACCTCATTCACCATTATACATCGTAAGGGAGTCAAGAACGCGACCCGGAAACATGCCAAGAGCAAGTACTGAGCAGGCGTAATACTAGGCGCAAATAACCGCGAGGTTGATGGGGCGATGGGAGGTGTTCCACTAAGTTTCCCGTTAGTGATGGAAAGGCATTATTTTCAGGGTTTTTTTTCCAGATGTGACGTACAGCTGAACGAGTTCCTACGCAGCATCAAGAAGGAGCCTTCGGAAGTGAACTTTCAAGCCATGATCAATATACTCATCACTCACGCGCAGTCCACGGAAGAGTTACTGCAGGTCTGTGAACTTCTATTTATTTGAACTTTCAATTTTCAGTGACAATTATCACAGGAAGTTtccaatgtattgcaaataaagcATCTGACTGGTGCTAGAGCTCAACGAACGTTGCGATAGAGCCTACGTCGTAGCCGGGGCATTGTCACCGAgcttgcacgctatacattgcgagtttgaaaaatactaaattactagGACTACAAGTATTTATGGCAAATTGTTATTgcaggtagtataataatagtacTAAGTTTTTGCCAGCGTTCCAATTACATCCTGTAGAGTGCTCACCCAGTGGTTCACCAAAGACTATATCAACAGTGCTGGGTACTGATACGCAGTGACAGGCATGGGTGAAGGGAGCTATGAGAGTGAGAGAATATTCTCTCTTCGTGGGCGGCGACGGTGACATAAATTTCTCCTCAGTTGACAGCAGTGACGTGGCTGAAGGAGTTTGCGGAGCTGAGCGGAGAGCGCGTGCTGCCGTTCGCTTCGGGAATGCTTCTAGCGGCGCTACCCTGTCTGGCCTACACCGACGAGCCACGGAAGAGTATCCTTTGACTGCCTTTATTGCTTGGATCCTTGAACTTAGagatttaaaaaagaatatcgGAATATGTCAAATGTAACTATAATAGTTCCCTTTCTCCTTTGATGTGACTAACTTATATCTTGTGTAgtacaattaaattttatatggCAAACTTAAATCTCATTTAACAAACTTAAATCTTATGTAACAAACTTAAAGTAACTTGCAGCTTATCTGGCAACCTTAAATCTTATAGTTAACAGCGCCAATCTCAATTTGCTAACACAAATCTCATGCAAGAAATTAAATTTCATGTGACAAACTTTCACAATTGTATCTCACTTATCTCCGAGTTGCAGAGCCATGTCTAACAAAAGGCttatttacaagttttttatttaccatCAGTGTTCAATGTTGTGTTTGTCCTTCTGTGTTCATAACAACATTGAGCTATAAACAGTTACTACATACAAATCAGAGATCCGGGAAACGGCAGCTACTGTTAACCTACAGTTAACCAAACTAGTGTCGGAAATGTCCGAGCCCCGCGCATCCTCCGAAGGGCCCCCGACAAAAAGGGCCCAGGCAGATGGCCCTCCGACAAAAGGGGACTTAGCAGAAGGCTCCCCGCCCGAAGGAGTTGAGGACGAGGGGCCTCCGCGATTGAACTTGGAGGCTGTGGTGGGGGTATTGACTCAGATGCTTCATCATAGTTCTGTGCATACCAAAGTGGCCGCTTTGGATTGGATCTTACATTTGTACAACAAGCTGCCTTCAGAGGTGAgtactaatattaaattaatgtgaAACTGTCTATCTGTCGGTTTGTGCCCCTTGtagtaccttgggaccccaatgtcgatcagtttttcgaactatatcccctgcccattgccacttcacctTCACAACCTACTGAGCTATCTCGGTCACTCTAGATCTCCCACAGAACTCCTCATTTCTGAGTTGATCACGCAGAGAAACTgcgagcatagctctctccattgccTGCTAAGTGACTCAGCTTTCTCATGAGCAATTGGTGTCTGATCAAAATTAGAGAATGACATTTTTAAAGTAtctctacttttataaaatgtaacGGTTGGCGCCCACGTCGTCAGATGTACCTGCAAACGGAGTTGGTATTCGTGAGCGTGGTGGGCAGCCTCACGGACGCGGCCGACGATGTCGTGCGCCGTGCTCTGGCCGTGCTCGCCGAAATCTGCTCCTGCCCTGCTGCTGCTGCTACTGCTACTGCTGCTACTACTGCTACCACAGCTGCCGGCGCAGATGGAAGCGGTGCGTATCCACGTTTCAAATAGCGTGAAATTTTGGTTGGTTGTTTCTCGCAGATAAATGATTTTATCTTGGTAGAACTATCAACTCATATACAATAAAATACGCAACCGATCCATTAACTACTATTTTGTTTTCAGCTGATTTAGAGTCGAGTCCATACTACCACAAGTTTTTGAAAGCCCTTTTGAGATTACTGGCGGCTGATGAAAATCTGTTGGAAGACCGGGGAGCGTTTATTATAAGGTAGGCAATAGGTATTCCACCTTATACTATAGATTTAACTtagcgcatttggaaccctcgtagcttcagTTTGAAGTTACCGTAATTAAATATCGccattacattattatcataCAAATTCTACAATTGACACTTAAAAAGTGTACAAATGgtatccaatttgaataaatgatttttgtttGAGTTTGAATAAATATTTCGCAAGCATGCACTTTAGATGGTAACTCAAATAGAGAGTTTGTTACAGCTTTTGGGGTTCCGTAGTCAATACCTACAATACGTCAATACCTACGTAGGACAATACCTACTTGGCAAATGTGttatatgtaattattatcattgtttgACTGTACAAATGGTtatgttagttttttttaaatcaagttGTTTGTTTCCTCGCAAATGAGAAACAAGTAGTCTATACAAGTTTCGGCAGCCTGTTCTCTGGTCTCCTCAGTCGGGACTCGGGAGTTTTGTTCAGTATAATGTTCGTAGGCAGCTGTGCGTGTTGGTGGGCGCGGAGTCGGTGTACCGCGGCGTGGCGATCGCGGTGCGCGGCGAGCGGGAGCTGCGCTTCGCGGCGCGGCTGGTGGACGTGCTGGCCACGCTGCTGCTCACCGCCGCCGAGCTACATCACCTGCGGCTGCGGCTGCGCGCCTTCGACGACCCCGTGAGTGACCCACAtcgcctcaatagctcaacgggtatAGGAGcggaattccgaaaggtcggcggttcaaaccccacccgttgcactattgtcgtacccactccaagcacaagcttaacgcttagttggaggggaaaggggaatgttaatcatgactaacacatGATTGTTTTAACTGGCTGATCCTTAAAATTAccttatattctttaaaaaaaaaacttcccgCGGTGCTTCTGCGGAGCCGCGCGCCACCGACGACGACGATACTCTTCCCATGGTGCGTTGGCGCGGGCTGCTCCACTTCCGTCGCATATTCACTTGTGGGAAGCCTGTATAATGCAgcgtgtttttttaaaattcattagcAAAACGAACAGCTTAGTTATATACAGAAAAGCTATTACATAGGCCGATTAAGTTTCCACTGTTAATAGG containing:
- the LOC123875789 gene encoding protein VAC14 homolog isoform X1, with amino-acid sequence MTERDYAPLSGACVRGLCDKLYDKRKFAGVEIEKMVKDFSDANNTNQIKRLIRVLGQELMSSTNPNVKNGALMGLSSVAVGLGKGCDLYIGELIHPIIACLGESEARVRYGATEALFNVLKVARSATVTYFPLVFDALARLAADPEPQVRNGAEVLDRLVKDIVTESSCLDLSSIVPLVRERMYTRSAASRQFAVAWVSALDAAPALGLRRHLPDLLDGLFTVLDDPNPEIRRICDVQLNEFLRSIKKEPSEVNFQAMINILITHAQSTEELLQLTAVTWLKEFAELSGERVLPFASGMLLAALPCLAYTDEPRKKIRETAATVNLQLTKLVSEMSEPRASSEGPPTKRAQADGPPTKGDLAEGSPPEGVEDEGPPRLNLEAVVGVLTQMLHHSSVHTKVAALDWILHLYNKLPSEMYLQTELVFVSVVGSLTDAADDVVRRALAVLAEICSCPAAAATATAATTATTAAGADGSADLESSPYYHKFLKALLRLLAADENLLEDRGAFIIRQLCVLVGAESVYRGVAIAVRGERELRFAARLVDVLATLLLTAAELHHLRLRLRAFDDPATVSLFRTLYACWCHSPVALLALCLLTHNYKHCAQLITTFGDLEITVDFLTEIDKLVQLIESPVFAYLRLELLGGPGSAELRAALFGLLMLLPQSEAFHALRRRLHCAPPHQRSDSAPQHREEDRTDIDFEALIEEFKRVQAAHRDYKTLERRISRAKLFDRPYS
- the LOC123875789 gene encoding protein VAC14 homolog isoform X2, with protein sequence MTERDYAPLSGACVRGLCDKLYDKRKFAGVEIEKMVKDFSDANNTNQIKRLIRVLGQELMSSTNPNVKNGALMGLSSVAVGLGKGCDLYIGELIHPIIACLGESEARVRYGATEALFNVLKVARSATVTYFPLVFDALARLAADPEPQVRNGAEVLDRLVKDIVTESSCLDLSSIVPLVRERMYTRSAASRQFAVAWVSALDAAPALGLRRHLPDLLDGLFTVLDDPNPEIRRICDVQLNEFLRSIKKEPSEVNFQAMINILITHAQSTEELLQLTAVTWLKEFAELSGERVLPFASGMLLAALPCLAYTDEPRKKIRETAATVNLQLTKLVSEMSEPRASSEGPPTKGDLAEGSPPEGVEDEGPPRLNLEAVVGVLTQMLHHSSVHTKVAALDWILHLYNKLPSEMYLQTELVFVSVVGSLTDAADDVVRRALAVLAEICSCPAAAATATAATTATTAAGADGSADLESSPYYHKFLKALLRLLAADENLLEDRGAFIIRQLCVLVGAESVYRGVAIAVRGERELRFAARLVDVLATLLLTAAELHHLRLRLRAFDDPATVSLFRTLYACWCHSPVALLALCLLTHNYKHCAQLITTFGDLEITVDFLTEIDKLVQLIESPVFAYLRLELLGGPGSAELRAALFGLLMLLPQSEAFHALRRRLHCAPPHQRSDSAPQHREEDRTDIDFEALIEEFKRVQAAHRDYKTLERRISRAKLFDRPYS